In Methanosarcina barkeri MS, a single window of DNA contains:
- a CDS encoding rhodanese-like domain-containing protein, with the protein MNKQYLSGFAAILIALLIIAPGIAGAAPKLSCTVTGGYENVTACQAKSILEDKGVFLLDVRTPVEYSYSHIEGATLIPLKNVPSHDPVNLSEDQLLPNRMNELPKNKNTKIVVYCYTGKRGSAASQMIADAGYKNVYNIQGGLTAWVNAGCPVVVVTDSATWSANYPHYV; encoded by the coding sequence TTGAATAAACAATACTTATCAGGTTTTGCTGCAATTCTCATCGCGCTTCTCATAATTGCTCCGGGCATTGCAGGAGCAGCACCTAAGCTTAGTTGTACTGTCACAGGTGGATATGAGAATGTTACGGCTTGTCAGGCTAAAAGCATACTCGAAGATAAGGGAGTATTCCTTCTGGACGTTCGTACGCCTGTAGAGTATAGCTATTCTCATATTGAAGGTGCAACATTAATACCACTAAAAAATGTGCCATCACATGATCCTGTTAATTTGTCAGAAGACCAGTTACTGCCTAACCGGATGAATGAACTGCCAAAAAACAAAAACACAAAAATCGTTGTTTATTGCTATACCGGGAAACGGGGTAGCGCCGCAAGTCAAATGATAGCAGATGCCGGTTACAAGAATGTATATAATATTCAAGGCGGTCTCACAGCATGGGTAAATGCCGGATGTCCAGTTGTAGTTGTAACTGATTCTGCAACATGGTCAGCTAATTATCCACATTATGTGTAA
- a CDS encoding 30S ribosomal protein S15 has protein sequence MAKMHTKRKGKSASTRPIRTEPPEWCKISADEVTTITLDLWKQGVSTAEIGMTLRDRYGVPDAKLITGKKITTILKENNVYPNVPEDLTNLIVKALRLRKHLSINKKDVHNKRALNLTESKIRRLVKYYQQEKVLPRDWFYKPETAEMMITR, from the coding sequence ATGGCAAAAATGCATACCAAAAGAAAAGGCAAGTCAGCTTCCACCAGGCCAATCAGAACCGAGCCGCCTGAGTGGTGCAAGATCAGCGCAGATGAAGTTACTACAATCACTCTTGACCTCTGGAAACAGGGTGTTTCCACTGCCGAAATTGGAATGACTTTAAGGGACCGTTACGGAGTTCCTGACGCCAAGCTTATCACAGGCAAGAAGATCACAACCATTCTTAAGGAAAACAACGTTTATCCGAACGTTCCGGAAGACCTTACCAATCTGATTGTGAAGGCCCTGAGGCTCAGGAAGCACCTTTCTATTAACAAGAAAGATGTCCACAACAAGCGTGCCCTTAACCTTACTGAATCCAAGATTAGAAGGCTTGTTAAGTATTACCAGCAGGAAAAGGTACTCCCGAGAGACTGGTTCTACAAGCCTGAAACTGCAGAAATGATGATTACCAGGTAA
- a CDS encoding YczE/YyaS/YitT family protein has translation MPIFGRTSELVNFKLLKRYFVLVAGLFFMGLGVDLITKSNLGTSPIASVSYVLSLIFPLTFGVTTFLVSFLFILIQILILKTDFPKEQYLQVLVGPIFGFFIDFGMKIFAFVDSKFYSQEIILLLLGCILLALGIRLEVIANVIINPGEGLVKTIANKTKKEFGNIKIMFDCTLVLTAVVISLFAFRGINGLGEGTVISAILVGHITKVISTVFKDFNVGKLLVN, from the coding sequence ATGCCTATTTTTGGGAGAACATCAGAGTTGGTAAACTTTAAACTGCTTAAAAGATATTTTGTTTTAGTAGCCGGATTGTTTTTTATGGGATTAGGAGTAGACCTAATCACAAAATCAAACTTGGGGACGTCTCCAATTGCAAGTGTCTCATATGTACTTAGTTTGATATTTCCTCTTACATTTGGAGTAACCACTTTTTTAGTAAGCTTCCTGTTCATACTTATTCAAATATTGATACTAAAAACAGATTTTCCAAAGGAGCAATATCTTCAGGTACTGGTAGGTCCGATTTTTGGTTTCTTCATAGATTTTGGAATGAAAATATTCGCTTTCGTAGATTCAAAATTTTATTCTCAAGAAATCATTCTTCTACTGCTTGGTTGCATTCTTCTTGCTTTAGGAATACGTTTAGAAGTTATTGCCAATGTAATTATAAATCCTGGTGAAGGTCTGGTGAAAACAATTGCTAATAAAACGAAAAAAGAGTTCGGGAATATAAAAATTATGTTCGACTGTACACTGGTTCTAACTGCAGTTGTCATTTCACTTTTTGCTTTTAGAGGTATAAATGGATTGGGAGAAGGAACAGTCATTTCCGCTATACTTGTAGGACACATTACAAAAGTAATTAGTACCGTTTTTAAAGATTTTAATGTTGGAAAGTTACTTGTTAATTAA
- a CDS encoding zinc-ribbon domain-containing protein, with amino-acid sequence MAGNAFCRACGAEILDETEICPKCGVRQKPAQVKNPGLAAVASFFWVGLGQIYNGQIGKGLLFMVIEGINILLLFVVIGFITLPIFWAYAIYDAYKTAEKINNNTV; translated from the coding sequence ATGGCTGGAAATGCATTTTGCCGTGCTTGTGGTGCTGAGATATTAGACGAAACTGAGATATGTCCCAAATGTGGAGTCAGACAAAAACCAGCTCAAGTTAAGAATCCGGGATTAGCTGCTGTAGCTTCGTTTTTTTGGGTTGGATTAGGTCAAATATACAATGGACAAATAGGAAAAGGGCTATTATTTATGGTTATTGAAGGTATTAATATATTATTACTTTTTGTTGTCATCGGATTTATAACACTTCCTATATTCTGGGCATATGCTATTTATGATGCTTATAAAACAGCAGAGAAAATCAATAATAATACTGTTTAA
- the cobD gene encoding threonine-phosphate decarboxylase CobD has protein sequence MSEQRSVPLRKHLLDLKPCRHGGLVQETSETYGIPESEILDFSANFNPLGNPFEHPESGLNFDEILNTGFKKLAEYPDNRYPEFREAAAKFVGLGVSPKNIIPGNGSTEIIRLIVECVVEKGDTVLLPWPTFGEYEMQCRIMGAELQYPSQDEVETLPDELLEKAKILFICNPNNPTGKLRTRKEIKALAERCTQHKTLLFVDEAFIELSDPSQSVADLAVNNNYVFVMRSLTKDFAIPGIRMGFGIASPEVAEILDTARLSWNLGTVADAVATSLLNIEGGIENPYLKKARDMIREEGEVFKAKLDRIRGFKAGEVNVNFILVDISKFMLDSTELTARLAARGVLIRDCSSLHGLGKNYIRLAVRTFEENDRLIAAIGDIITEWGREQAKQELQNVIEKASEEGIGGRKTCEYYPCHFEGQNCTFCFCPFYPCEDERTGGKWIQSSRGGKIWSCVDCHLVHKTETAQKILDCLMQEGDTDELVKVAWKKVMEPIL, from the coding sequence GTGTCCGAGCAAAGAAGTGTACCTTTAAGGAAACATCTACTGGACCTGAAGCCCTGCAGGCATGGAGGGTTAGTTCAGGAAACATCTGAAACTTATGGGATTCCTGAAAGTGAAATTCTTGACTTCAGTGCAAACTTTAATCCTCTGGGAAACCCTTTTGAGCATCCGGAAAGCGGATTGAACTTTGATGAGATTCTTAATACTGGTTTTAAGAAACTTGCCGAATATCCTGACAACAGGTATCCTGAGTTTCGAGAAGCTGCTGCAAAGTTCGTAGGGCTTGGAGTCAGCCCAAAGAATATTATTCCGGGTAACGGTTCAACGGAAATTATAAGGCTTATAGTGGAATGCGTAGTTGAAAAAGGAGATACTGTCCTTCTACCCTGGCCCACTTTCGGAGAATACGAAATGCAGTGCCGGATTATGGGCGCAGAACTGCAATACCCAAGCCAGGACGAAGTCGAAACACTTCCTGACGAGCTTCTGGAAAAAGCAAAAATCCTGTTCATCTGTAACCCCAATAACCCGACTGGGAAACTCCGTACCCGAAAAGAAATCAAAGCTCTTGCGGAACGTTGTACACAGCACAAAACACTTCTTTTCGTGGACGAAGCTTTTATCGAGCTTTCAGATCCTTCACAGAGTGTTGCAGATCTTGCAGTAAACAATAATTACGTTTTTGTCATGCGTTCCCTTACAAAGGACTTTGCAATCCCGGGAATCCGGATGGGCTTCGGGATAGCTTCCCCTGAGGTAGCTGAAATTCTGGATACTGCCAGACTTTCCTGGAACCTCGGAACCGTCGCAGACGCTGTAGCAACTTCCCTTCTTAATATTGAAGGCGGGATTGAAAACCCGTACCTGAAAAAAGCGAGGGATATGATCAGGGAAGAAGGAGAGGTTTTTAAAGCTAAACTCGATAGGATAAGGGGTTTTAAAGCCGGAGAGGTGAATGTAAACTTTATCTTGGTTGATATCAGTAAATTCATGCTTGATTCAACGGAATTAACTGCACGTCTGGCAGCTCGCGGAGTCCTCATAAGGGACTGTTCTTCCCTTCACGGTCTTGGAAAGAATTACATAAGGCTTGCAGTCCGGACTTTCGAAGAAAACGACCGGCTAATTGCTGCAATAGGGGATATAATTACCGAGTGGGGTAGAGAACAGGCAAAACAAGAACTGCAGAATGTGATTGAAAAGGCTTCTGAAGAAGGCATTGGAGGCAGGAAAACCTGTGAATACTATCCCTGCCACTTTGAAGGCCAGAACTGTACCTTCTGCTTCTGTCCGTTCTATCCCTGTGAGGACGAGCGCACAGGAGGAAAATGGATCCAGAGCTCAAGAGGCGGAAAAATCTGGAGCTGTGTTGACTGCCATCTGGTTCACAAGACAGAAACTGCGCAGAAAATCCTTGACTGTCTTATGCAGGAAGGAGATACAGATGAACTCGTGAAAGTTGCCTGGAAGAAAGTGATGGAGCCTATTCTATGA
- the hisS gene encoding histidine--tRNA ligase, with the protein MTVNRPRGTRDFLPADTARRRYVENVMRDVARKWGYSEIITPTFEHLDLFTLKSGEGVIGELYNFTDKGGREMTLRPELTAPVMRLYINELQPFPKPLKLFYFENCFRYERPQKGRFREFWQFGVELIGSGKPDSDAEVIALAAAMLKAAGVKGDMKLGNLAVIRTLLSGLEPEIVSKVMRLVDKKEYAGLEALLEEIGAEEQLKSDLFHLIKLEGKHILPEVIKIVGNIPELVNFEKTLKLLDAYGVDYSLDFGIARGLDYYTGMVFEVYAEGLGAQKQVCGGGSYQLIKLFGGGDVPSTGFGIGFDRIMEICPLTPPAPKTLMLISKPDLHLKAIGFANELRKYVPVHVDLMQRNFKAQLSYANTINADYVVIVGEKELEIGKLTLRDMVSGEQELLTLEEIIEEVC; encoded by the coding sequence ATGACAGTTAATAGACCAAGAGGGACCCGGGACTTTTTACCTGCCGATACTGCCCGGAGAAGATACGTGGAAAATGTTATGCGAGATGTTGCCCGTAAATGGGGATACAGTGAAATCATTACGCCCACGTTTGAACATCTGGACCTTTTCACCCTGAAGTCAGGGGAAGGAGTCATAGGGGAACTCTACAACTTTACGGACAAAGGAGGCAGGGAAATGACCCTCAGGCCTGAGCTTACTGCTCCTGTCATGCGCCTGTATATAAACGAACTTCAGCCTTTCCCGAAGCCTTTAAAATTGTTCTACTTCGAAAACTGTTTCCGCTATGAGCGTCCCCAGAAAGGCCGTTTCAGGGAGTTCTGGCAGTTCGGGGTTGAACTTATAGGAAGCGGAAAACCCGATTCCGATGCCGAGGTTATTGCCCTTGCCGCTGCCATGTTAAAAGCCGCCGGAGTGAAGGGCGACATGAAGCTCGGAAACCTTGCAGTCATACGTACGCTCTTGAGCGGGCTTGAACCCGAAATTGTGAGCAAAGTTATGCGGCTTGTAGACAAGAAAGAGTATGCAGGCCTTGAAGCCCTGCTTGAAGAAATAGGAGCCGAAGAACAGCTCAAGTCCGACCTTTTCCACCTGATAAAACTGGAAGGCAAGCATATCCTTCCAGAAGTAATAAAAATCGTAGGAAATATCCCTGAGCTTGTAAACTTTGAAAAGACCCTTAAGCTTCTTGACGCATACGGAGTCGATTACTCCCTTGACTTCGGGATTGCACGCGGACTTGACTACTATACAGGCATGGTTTTTGAGGTCTATGCCGAGGGGCTCGGAGCTCAGAAACAGGTCTGCGGTGGAGGTTCTTACCAGCTTATCAAGCTTTTCGGAGGCGGAGATGTGCCTTCAACTGGCTTCGGAATAGGTTTTGACCGGATTATGGAAATCTGCCCTCTGACCCCGCCTGCCCCTAAAACCCTTATGCTGATCTCGAAACCCGATCTTCACCTGAAAGCAATAGGTTTTGCAAATGAATTAAGGAAGTACGTGCCGGTCCATGTAGACCTCATGCAGCGTAATTTCAAAGCCCAGCTTTCTTATGCAAATACCATCAACGCCGATTACGTGGTTATAGTCGGGGAAAAAGAACTTGAAATCGGAAAACTGACTCTGAGAGATATGGTTTCAGGAGAACAGGAACTTCTGACGCTGGAAGAGATTATTGAGGAAGTTTGTTAA